In a single window of the Elaeis guineensis isolate ETL-2024a chromosome 4, EG11, whole genome shotgun sequence genome:
- the LOC140857193 gene encoding homeobox-leucine zipper protein HOX6-like, with the protein MDPFLDKSRSDKKRRFSEEQIKSLESIFQSQAKLEPRKKLQLAKELGLQPRQVAIWFQNKRARWKSKQLEREYAALKADHDTLLSNVESLKKEKQILIKQMQKLTELLKKPTEESSNDDDSDGGDRTRIDDARPCFLVRSGDEEKKPSFFNQEEPDCLYVGEPEGGFLTSVGKPCDFNCSSGSPEQCCATASEWWEFWPLTE; encoded by the exons ATGGATCCCTTTCTCGACAAGTCGAGGAGCGACAAGAAGAGGAGGTTCAGCGAAGAGCAGATCAAGTCCCTCGAATCCATTTTCCAGTCCCAAGCTAAGCTCGAGCCCCGGAAGAAGCTGCAGCTGGCCAAGGAGCTCGGCCTCCAGCCTCGCCAGGTTGCCATATGGTTCCAGAACAAGCGAGCCCGGTGGAAGTCCAAGCAGCTCGAGAGAGAGTACGCCGCCCTCAAAGCCGACCATGACACCTTGCTCTCCAACGTGGAGTCCCTCAAGAAAGAGAAGCAAATTCTCATCAAACAG ATGCAAAAGCTGACCGAATTGCTGAAGAAGCCAACAGAAGAGAGCAGCAACGACGACGATTCGGACGGCGGCGATCGCACCCGCATAGATGATGCAAGGCCCTGCTTTTTGGTGCGTTCGGGTGATGAAGAGAAGAAGCCCAGCTTTTTCAATCAGGAAGAACCGGACTGCTTATACGTGGGCGAACCTGAGGGTGGCTTCCTGACATCGGTCGGGAAACCGTGCGATTTCAACTGCAGTAGTGGTTCTCCAGAGCAGTGCTGTGCCACTGCTTCTGAGTGGTGGGAGTTTTGGCCGTTGACAGAATAG